One window of the Klebsiella sp. WP3-W18-ESBL-02 genome contains the following:
- a CDS encoding SemiSWEET transporter: MEWSSWIGYLAASLTTLSFLPQAIKVIATRNTQGISGLMYVMFVCGLVMWLVYGLMIEDAAVSMANFLTLVFALPILIIKFRRG; this comes from the coding sequence ATGGAATGGTCGTCATGGATTGGTTATCTGGCCGCCAGCCTCACCACGCTCTCGTTTTTACCGCAGGCGATAAAGGTTATCGCCACGCGCAACACGCAGGGTATTTCCGGGCTGATGTACGTGATGTTTGTCTGCGGGCTGGTGATGTGGCTGGTTTATGGCCTGATGATTGAAGACGCGGCGGTAAGCATGGCGAATTTTCTGACGCTGGTGTTTGCTCTGCCGATTTTAATTATCAAGTTTCGTCGCGGGTAA
- a CDS encoding DUF2238 domain-containing protein, translating to MIRTVPPQILAAGALLLSLFLLYTGVSAAEKVTWLMEVTPVIIVVPLLLLTAKRYPLTPLLYLLIFLHAVILMVGGQYTYAKVPLGFEVQEWLSLSRNPYDKLGHFFQGLVPALAAREILLRGHIVRGEKMLAFLVCCVALAISATYELIEWWAALAMGQGADDFLGTQGDPWDTQSDMFCALLGALTTVLLLARWHSCQLKSAGWR from the coding sequence ATGATCCGCACCGTTCCCCCACAGATATTAGCCGCTGGCGCCCTGTTGCTGAGCCTGTTCTTACTGTATACCGGCGTCAGCGCCGCAGAAAAAGTGACCTGGCTGATGGAGGTGACGCCGGTGATTATTGTGGTCCCGCTGCTGCTGTTAACGGCAAAGCGCTACCCGCTGACGCCACTGCTGTATCTGCTGATTTTCCTGCATGCCGTCATTTTGATGGTCGGCGGCCAGTATACCTATGCGAAAGTCCCGCTGGGGTTTGAGGTGCAGGAGTGGCTGAGCCTGAGCCGTAATCCCTACGACAAACTCGGCCATTTCTTCCAGGGGCTGGTACCGGCGCTAGCGGCGCGCGAAATTCTGCTGCGCGGGCACATTGTACGCGGTGAAAAAATGCTGGCGTTTCTGGTGTGCTGCGTGGCGCTGGCGATCAGCGCCACCTACGAGCTGATTGAATGGTGGGCGGCGCTGGCGATGGGGCAAGGCGCGGACGATTTTCTTGGCACTCAGGGTGACCCGTGGGATACCCAGTCGGACATGTTCTGTGCGCTGCTGGGCGCATTGACGACGGTGCTGCTGCTGGCGCGCTGGCACAGTTGCCAACTGAAATCTGCCGGATGGCGTTAG